The sequence GAAGAATGGCATCAAGCAGGAACCAAACTCGATAAACAAAATGTCTTTGATGACTTTATCGCTGCTGCGGAATGGTTAATCGAACACCGCTATACCTCTCCCCAAAAACTTGCTATTTCAGGAGGAAGTAACGGGGGGTTACTGGTGGGGGCTTGTATGACCCAACGTCCCGACTTATTTGGCGCAGCATTACCTGCCGTGGGGGTAATGGATATGTTACGCTTCCATAAATTTACCATCGGTTGGGCGTGGTGTTCTGATTATGGTTCTCCTGATCACCCAGAAGAATTTGAAACCCTCTATGGCTATTCTCCCCTACATAATCTTCAATCAGGAACCGTGTATCCCTCAACCTTAATCACCACTGCGGATCACGATGATCGCGTTGTTCCCGCCCATAGCTTTAAATTTGCTGCTGCATTACAAGCCAGTCACGCTGGGAATAATCCTGTTTTCATTCGCATTGAAACTAAAGCAGGACACGGCGCTGGAAAACCCACCAGCAAACGCATTGAAGAAGTCGCGGATCAAATGGCGTTTTTAACGACGGTTTTAGATTAGTCACTGGTCACTGGTCATTGGTCATTGGTCATTAGTTATTTGTTAGTGGGTAGTTTTTCTTCTTCTTTACTATCCACTGGTCACTGTCGTTGAAAAGTTGCGCCTGTGGTGTTGACTTGTAAAACTTGGGCTTTTGCTATCACCCCTGCTTTCTTCCAAGCGGTCTGCATTTCTTGCGCCACGGTTGCAGCCTGACCCATACTGGTAATCGCAAGGAGTGTCGGACCTGCACCACTAATCGCGACTCCATAAGCCCCCGCGCACAAGGCTGCTGTTTCTACTTCAGAATAGCCTGAAATCAGTTGTTGACGATAGGGTTGGTGGAGTTGGTCTTGCATTCCAGTCCGTAACCAGTCTCCGCGTCCCGTTTCGATCGCGCGGATCAATAGTCCTAAGTGAGAGGCATTAAAAATGGCAACATCACGAGAAACCTGTGAGGGTAAGACGGATCGCGCTTCCTTTGTCGAGAGTTCAAAGTTAGGAATCGCCACCACGGGAATCAGTTGTTCCGACCAAGGAATTTCTGCAATTTCCCAAGCCTTACCAGTGGGAACCGCTAACCGACAACCGCCGAGAAACGCAGGGACAATATTATCGGGATGACCTTCCAGCGCGATCGCGCGTTGTAATAAATCTTCATCTTCCACAGGCGATCCTGCTAAAGCATTGGCTGCGAGTAACCCCCCAACAATTGCTGTTGCTGAACTTCCCAAACCTCGGGAAAGGGGAACGCCTAACTTAATCTCAATTTTAACGGGTGGGGCGGTTTCACCAAAATCTTCGTAAAACTGACGAAACGCCTGATAGATTAAATTATCTGGATTATTGCTAACACTCGCTGCTTCTTCCCCCTGAACGACAATTTCTACAGATGCAGTCCCCGTCGGCTGTCGAGTCAACTGAAACTGATTCTGAAGCGTTAAAGCGACACCCAAACAATCAAACCCCGGTCCGAGGTTAGCAGTGGTTGCGGGAACTTGCACGGTAACCTGAGAGAAAGCCATATTTCCTTAAATTTAAACTAATCGAATCATACTATAGCGTTTTTTTGAACAACACACTCATAACAAAGTATCTCTAACAGCTATGGAACGTACTACCGCTTGGTGGGAAAAAGCAACTGCAATTTTTGCTCTTTTTAGTTTACTTATCTCCTTTTTTAACTTGACTTATGTCCCCATGCGAGATGTTTACTTGCATTATTTTCCAGCCATTGTCGAACATTATGATCCCTTAAAAGGGATCACGCCTCATCCCTTTACCAAAGATTATTTAGAAACGGTTGATCAGCTTGATCATGAACTCTCTGAACAACCAGACTTCGGTGGTAAAACTCAGCCGTTATTAAACACACTGTCCAAGAAAAGTGAAGAAATGATCGAGAATAATCCCTTTTTAATCGCGGGAAAATTCGGGACATTTGCACGAATTAAACGTCTGATCCGAGAACATACAGGAGAAGTGACTGCTAAAGAAGGATTACGACAATTTTGGAGTCCAGAAAACTTTCAAACCAATGGAAAAGCTGAACTCAATTATTTCCAAGAGAAAATTGCTCCTCTTTTATCTACTAATTATTATCGGGAAGTGGATGATTATGGACGCTTTATTGATGATTTTTGGCGTATCGATTTAATTTTTATTGTTTTTTTTGCCTTGGAATTAGCAACCCGAACCACCATTATAACTTATCGCACACAAGGGATTAATTGGTTTGATGCTTTGTTGCGACGGTGGTATGATTGGTTCTTACTTCTACCTTTCTGGCGTTGGTTAAGGATTATTCCTGTTTTAACTCGCCTTCATACCTCAAAAGTAATTGATTTTGAACGAATTTTAAGTCAAATCACTTATGAACCTGCTGCCTACTTATCAGATCGGGTTTCTCAATATTTATTAGTGCGAATTATTAATCAAGCGAGAAATTCTGTTGTTGAAGGAGAAGCTGCTAACTTTTTACTGAATCCTCAACCTTATCTCAAAGTTAGTGATGCCAATAAAGTTGAGATTCTAACAGATCGATTATTAGCACTTACCATTTATAAAGTCTTACCGCAAGTGCAACCTGATGTGGAAGCACTTTTACATTATGCCCTACGCGGTGCATTTTTAGAATCTGATTTTTATCAGAATTTACAACAGGTGCCCGGAATCGAAAACTTACCCGATGAATGGCTAGAAAACTTATCGAATCAACTCGCAAAATCTTCGGTTAAGGTATTAGTTTCTTCTTATGAAGATGCCGAAGGACAAGCCTTATTTGATAAACTATCTACAGACTTTAAAGCAGCATTGAAAGAAGAGTTAAAACATAAAGAAACACTTGCTGAAATTGAAACGTTATTAGGAGAACTTTTAGAAGAAGTCAAAATTAATTACATTAAAAAATCAGAAGAAACCGATCCCATAAAAACCATGGAGGAAGTTGAACAATTAAACACCCCCGAAGAAAAAGGATAATCCGTTAGCCCAACCAACCGATCATCCTTAATCACTAATCGTCACTGACTCGAATTAACAAAACTTTTAATCGTAACTAAAGCATCGCGATTCCCGAAGGGCGACTGCTTCCCCGCATAGCACTTGGCGAAGGTAAATGTTGCAAGTAAGCTGGATCTAACCAGCATTGGGGTAAACTTTCCCCAGATGGAAACATTAAGTCTTCTTTCGGAAAATCTTCAGGATCTTGCATTTCTTCTCCCGCGTGAAACCGTCCTTGAATCATATTTTGACAAGGATTGTACATTTCCGATAGCGTGAGGACTTCGACCAAATCACCTGTCGGTTTATGTTTTAAGAACATAGCAACCTCCTTCTATAACCCCTGATACTTTAAACGTAACCGAAAACAGGGGCAGTTTATATCACAAAATGTAAAATTCGTTACGGATTCCGTTTTTTAAGTTTTCCTTAAGTATGAGGCTGAAAATTTTTTCAAAACCAAGCGTGTCGCTTGTAGGTTACAGACCGTGACATCCGCACAGACATAACTTCAGTCATTTCACAAATAAAGGCTTACTACTTGATCTTTAATCAAGGTTGTCTGACATATTAATGATCACAGGAGTTAAATCAAATTATATGTATTCACTAATACAGATTATCATCTTTTTTGTCAGTTAAATAGATTGCAATCAATATTTTGAGTAGCAAAGAAAAATGAATCATCACTTTCAAGTAAGCACAGCAAACCACATATTAGAACAAATCTTATCCTATGCACAAAAAGGCTTTACTGGAAAAATTGAGATCGAAATTGGTGATCAACACAAAACTGCATTTTACTTTAACCTTGGATTCTTAGCATGGGGAACCGATGGGATTAAATCCTACCGACGCTCTACTAGACACCTCATCAAATTAGGAATATCTTCTGAAATTGCTGTCGCCATTCTCTATCAGGAAAAGCAAACACAATCCTTAAATTGTGAGGAAGAGGGTAGTTTTGTTGCAGAAGAATATAATACTTTAGTGACTTTAATTAAAGATGGTTTATTAACCAAAAAACAAATTCAAACCTTAATTAGTAATTATTGCCAAGAACTGTTATTTGATCTAATTTCTCAACTAGAACACAATAGAACTCAGAGACAGGACTGGCAAATTAACGTTTATCTAGGAGAACGACCTTCTCGTTCGAGTTTGATTCCTCACACTTGGTTATGTGCTTTCGATCTCGTTCTTCAACACACTAGAGAATTTTACCAAAAGTGGATTGCTTTAGAAATCCCTAATTGTTCTCCTAATCAAGTGCCTGTTATTCAACACCATAAACGATTATCAGACAAAACAAATCCCAAAACTTATGAAAAATTAGTATCACTTTTAAATAAAAAATATACTCTTCGAGAGATTGCCGTTCAAACGAAACAAGATGTACTTAGTATTATTACACCCTTAGCTCCCTTAATTAAAGAGGGAACAATTATCCTACAATCTCTTCCCGAAAAGTCTTCCCCAAAAACGACTACTAAGCAGGCTCATAGTAAATTAAAAATCATTGCTATTGATGACAACCGACAAACTTTACGTATTCTGGAAGGAATTGTCAAGAATGGGGGAAATGACTTTACAGGAATTAGTAACCCGATGACCGCTTTACCACAACTCATTGAAACCAAGCCTGATTTAATTTTTCTTGATCTGATTATGCCCGTTTTCAATGGCTATGAATTATGTCGCAAAATACGAAAAGTAGAAGCATTGAGTAATGTGCCGATTATTATTCTCTCAGGAAAATTGATTGATAAAGTTCGTGCTAAACTAGCAGGGGCAACTAGCTCTTTGCAGAAACCAATTGTTTGTCAACAGGTAGAAGAAGCCATCAAGATTTATTCTGAGAAGAAAAAAGAATCTGC comes from Halothece sp. PCC 7418 and encodes:
- the thrB gene encoding homoserine kinase, whose protein sequence is MAFSQVTVQVPATTANLGPGFDCLGVALTLQNQFQLTRQPTGTASVEIVVQGEEAASVSNNPDNLIYQAFRQFYEDFGETAPPVKIEIKLGVPLSRGLGSSATAIVGGLLAANALAGSPVEDEDLLQRAIALEGHPDNIVPAFLGGCRLAVPTGKAWEIAEIPWSEQLIPVVAIPNFELSTKEARSVLPSQVSRDVAIFNASHLGLLIRAIETGRGDWLRTGMQDQLHQPYRQQLISGYSEVETAALCAGAYGVAISGAGPTLLAITSMGQAATVAQEMQTAWKKAGVIAKAQVLQVNTTGATFQRQ
- a CDS encoding response regulator, with amino-acid sequence MNHHFQVSTANHILEQILSYAQKGFTGKIEIEIGDQHKTAFYFNLGFLAWGTDGIKSYRRSTRHLIKLGISSEIAVAILYQEKQTQSLNCEEEGSFVAEEYNTLVTLIKDGLLTKKQIQTLISNYCQELLFDLISQLEHNRTQRQDWQINVYLGERPSRSSLIPHTWLCAFDLVLQHTREFYQKWIALEIPNCSPNQVPVIQHHKRLSDKTNPKTYEKLVSLLNKKYTLREIAVQTKQDVLSIITPLAPLIKEGTIILQSLPEKSSPKTTTKQAHSKLKIIAIDDNRQTLRILEGIVKNGGNDFTGISNPMTALPQLIETKPDLIFLDLIMPVFNGYELCRKIRKVEALSNVPIIILSGKLIDKVRAKLAGATSSLQKPIVCQQVEEAIKIYSEKKKESALVSEPSRDLIMEGS